CATTTCATGCATGAAGCGGCGGGTGAGATTTCCTGCACCAACCGACTTTAAAGCAGATGTCACAATCAGGTTGTCTGACTCTGAAAGTCTCCCTGCCCAGTTAGTATAGGGAAAGCGTCCAAGGGCCACAATATCATAAGCAGTGAGATAGCCTGCCGAAACAGGATTTGTAAGTACAACACTCAGTGTTTTTGCCTTCTCATCTGAACTATGATCTTCTATTCTTTTATTGCACAGCCAGACTTCCCCATCTATTGCCGGCTGAATTCCGGTAATAGTTCTGATAAGAGTGGATTTGCCTGAACCGTTAGGACCGATAAGGCATACCAGCTCTCCGCGGTTTAAGGTAAGATTCAGATTTTTTGAAATCTCTTTTGCAGCGGATTTCTGGCTATTGTATCCTATTGTCAGGTTTTTGCATACAAGAATGGGGCTTTGGTTCATGTTGTAACCCCTCTTCCGAATTTGGTTCCCCTGACAATCACCCATATAACAACCGGTGCTCCGAAAAGGGCGGTTATTGCATTGAGAGGCAATACAATGTCTGTTCCAGGGAAATGCGAGATGATGTCAGTGCAAAGTGAGATAATTCCTCCAACAATTATACACGCCGGAACAAGAATACGGTGATCTGCCGTTACAAAAAGGGCTCTGCATAAATGTGGAACAGCAATCCCTAAAAATCCGACTGGTCCGCAGAAGGCAGTGACAGCTCCTGCCATTAGAGCTGTGTTTGCAATGATAATGGTTCTTGTTCGTTTGAAATTCATTCCCATACTTTCTGCATATTGTTCTCCTAGTAACAATGCGTTTAGAGATTTTACTGAACATAACGAAATCAAAAAACCTGCCATAAGAAGTACTGTCATCACAGGGATTTGTCCCCAGGTAACACCTGAAAAACTGCCAAATGTCCATGCGGTATAGGAATGCATGCTTGATTCGTCTGAAAATTGCAACAAAATTGTTACGAGGGCACTGCTAATGTATGCAACCATTATTCCAAGAATCAATATTGTGATGTTACTTTGAATTTTTGATGAAATTGCAAGAATCAGTGCCAGAACTGCAAAAGATCCACAAATTGCGGCAACAGAGATGCTTAAATCACCAATGAAACCGAATGTCTGAAATATTACACCAACGCCTGCCGCTCCTGCAGAGAGCATGACAAGAGCAACACCAAGACTTGCACCTGAGCTTATACCCAGAATGTATGGATCTGCAAGTGGATTTCTAAAAAAAGTTTGCATTAAAAGACCTGCAAGAGCAAGAGCTCCGCCTGCAAATATTGCAGTAATAGCTTTTGGAAGTCTCCAGGCCCAGAAGATGTTTTGCCATGTTTCTTTGACTTCTCCTCCTGTGATTATGTTAAAAAAAGCATCTAATGGTATGTTTACTGATCCTGTTAAAAGATCCAGCGTGAAAAGCAATATCAGAACTCCGAAAATCAGCGGAATTAAAAGAATAGTTCTCTTAAAGCTGTCGCCGGTTTCATCAGCAGAAAGATTCATTTAAATCCTCCTGAATTGTTGTCTGCAAGATTTTTGTAATAATAAAGATTATGTCTGTCAAGAAGTCC
The genomic region above belongs to Methanomicrobium antiquum and contains:
- a CDS encoding iron ABC transporter permease — translated: MNLSADETGDSFKRTILLIPLIFGVLILLFTLDLLTGSVNIPLDAFFNIITGGEVKETWQNIFWAWRLPKAITAIFAGGALALAGLLMQTFFRNPLADPYILGISSGASLGVALVMLSAGAAGVGVIFQTFGFIGDLSISVAAICGSFAVLALILAISSKIQSNITILILGIMVAYISSALVTILLQFSDESSMHSYTAWTFGSFSGVTWGQIPVMTVLLMAGFLISLCSVKSLNALLLGEQYAESMGMNFKRTRTIIIANTALMAGAVTAFCGPVGFLGIAVPHLCRALFVTADHRILVPACIIVGGIISLCTDIISHFPGTDIVLPLNAITALFGAPVVIWVIVRGTKFGRGVTT